A genomic window from Zootoca vivipara chromosome Z, rZooViv1.1, whole genome shotgun sequence includes:
- the PTPA gene encoding serine/threonine-protein phosphatase 2A activator, whose product MAESELQPESPEEAALPPPHRNFMIPKKEINMVPDMGKWKRSQAYADYTGFILKLNESIKGKKLTCEYKVSEPIEKLVDLLDTLDRWIDETPPVDQPSRFGNKAFRTWYTKLDQGAENLVATVVPSELSEAISEVAVYLKESVGNSTRIDYGTGHEAAFAAFLCCLCKIGVLRVDDQLAIVFKVFNRYLEIMRKLQKTYRMEPAGSQGVWGLDDFQFLPFIWGSSQLIDHPNMEPRHFVDEKVVNENHKDFMFLECILFITEMKTGPFAEHSNQLWNISAVPSWAKVNQGLIRMYKAECLEKFPVIQHFKFGSLLSIQPVAS is encoded by the exons ATGGCAGAAAGCGAATTGCAGCCAG AATCCCCCGAGGAGGCAGCACTGCCTCCTCCCCACCGAAATTTCATGATCCCCAAGAAGGAAATCAACATGGTTCCTGACATGGGGAAGTGGAAACGCTCACAG gcttATGCAGATTACACAGGCTTCATTCTCAAGCTGAATGAAAGCATCAAGGGCAAGAAGCTGACCTGTGAATACAAAGTCTCTGAG CCAATTGAAAAGCTGGTTGATCTCCTGGACACGCTTGACAGGTGGATTGACGAGACCCCACCAGTGGACCAGCCATCTCGCTTTGGGAACAAGGCTTTCCGGACGTGGTACACCAAACTGGACCAg GGGGCTGAGAACCTGGTGGCCACTGTGGTTCCAAGTGAGCTGTCGGAAGCCATCTCCGAAGTggcagtgtacctgaaggagtctgTGGGCAACTCTACTCGTATTGACTATGGGACAG GTCATGAAGCTGCGTTTGCCGCCTTCCTTTGTTGCCTTTGCAAAATTGGAGTTCTCCGGGTGGATGACCAGTTGGCCATTGTCTTCAAAGTGTTCAACAG GTATTTGGAAATCATGCGGAAGCTGCAGAAGACATACAGAATGGAACCGGCTGGCAGCCAAGGAGTCTGGGGCTTAGATGACTTTCAGTTCCTGCCCTTCATATGGGGCAGTTCACAACTGATAG ATCACCCAAACATGGAACCTCGGCATTTTGTGGATGAGAAAGTGGTGAATGAAAACCACAAAGACTTCATGTTTCTTGAGTGCATCCTATTCATTACAGAG ATGAAGACAGGCCCATTTGCTGAGCACTCCAACCAGCTGTGGAACATTAGCGCTGTCCCTTCATGGGCGAAGGTCAACCAAGGGCTCATTCGCATGTACAAAGCAGAG